Proteins from one Porites lutea chromosome 3, jaPorLute2.1, whole genome shotgun sequence genomic window:
- the LOC140929749 gene encoding 3-hydroxyisobutyrate dehydrogenase, mitochondrial-like — protein MATICRGSFVLRSLVRRAVFCRLYSNGGSSQEEPIIGFIGLGNMGSPMAKNLLDAGHQVLVHDVMPEAVVDLRELGAATAATPSEVASKTSKIVTMLPSSPHVKEVYCGENGILSAVKPGSLLIDTSTIEPAVAKEVGELVQSKGAVFLDAPVSGGVTAAKGGTLTFMVGGEEEAYEQAAKLLQHMGKNVIHTGPSGTGQAAKICNNLLLAVSMIGVSEAINLGIRLGLEPEMIAQVINTSSGRCWSSDTYNPCPGIIEGIPSSNNYQGGFASQLMTKDLGLAQSAATSTQTPTPMGSLAHQIYRIMCNKGYAKLDFSSVFQYLKENNNH, from the exons ATGGCAACAATTTGTAGAGGTAGTTTTGTTCTTCGATCTTTGGTTCGAAGAGCAGTTTTCTGTCGATTATATTCAA ATGGCGGTTCGTCTCAG gAGGAACCAATTATTGGTTTTATAGGACTTGGAAATATGGGCAGTCCTATGGCAAAGAATCTTTTAGATGCAGGACACCAGGTGCTTGTCCATGATGTGATGCCTGAGGCTGTTGTTGATCTCAGAGAACTGGGTGCTGCAACAGCTGCTACGCCCAGTGAGGTGGCATCCAAGACCTCAAAAATTGTCACCATGTTACCATCGAG CCCTCATGTCAAAGAAGTATACTGTGGTGAAAATGGGATCCTCAG TGCTGTGAAACCAGGATCATTGTTGATTGACACCAGTACAATAGAACCTGCTGTTGCCAAGGAAGTGGGAGAACTGGTACAGAGCAAAGGAGCAGTATTTTTGGATGCACCAGTCTCAGGAG GTGTAACAGCAGCTAAAGGTGGAACTTTAACATTCATGGTTGGAGGTGAAGAGGAAGCTTATGAACAAGCAGCAAAATTATTACAACACATGGGGAAGAATGTGATTCACACGGGACCATCTGGTACGGGTCAG GCTGCTAAGATCTGTAACAATTTACTACTTGCTGTGAGTATGATTGGAGTATCAGAAGCTATCAATCTTGGAATTCGCCTTGGCTTGGAACCAGAAATGATTGCACAAGTGATCAACACAAGCTCAGGGCGATGTTGGTCAAGTGATACTTACAACCCATGCCCCGGAATTATTGAGGGCATTCCTTCAAGTAATAATTATCAGGGAGGTTTTGCATCACAACTTATGACAAAG GATCTTGGACTTGCTCAGAGTGCAGCCACATCAACCCAGACTCCAACGCCAATGGGCTCATTGGCTCATCAGATCTACAGAATAATGTGTAACAAGGGATATGCCAAGCTGGACTTCTCATCTGTGTTTCAGTACctcaaggaaaataataatcattaa